AATTTGTGTTTGGAGGTTATAGCTACGGTGCCAACCATGTTTTATCGGCACCCACCCCCAATCCAAACTCCAGCTATTTTGATGCTTATGGCTCCACCATGTTTTTGCAATACAAAGTTTCAAAAAAATTTAAAATTGAAACCAGTATCAGCATTCAGCAAAACAGGCAGGGTCCAGCGGGAATATTACCTTGATTACTGCCCGCAAAACATTATCTTTAACTCCTGAAACTTTAACTCAATCGCTTCCATGCTTACTGTTTACAAAGCTTCCGCCGGATCAGGAAAAACCTTTCAGTTGGTTGTTGAATACCTTAAAATAATTCTTAACAACCCATACGACTACAAACACATTCTGGCGGTAACTTTTACCAACAAGGCTACCAACGAAATGAAAAGCAGAATTTTAGAACAGCTGCACCTCCTGGCCACTGAAGAAAAATCTGCCTATATTGAGCCACTGCAACTAGACAACAACCACACCGAACAGTTCATCAGGCAACGTGCCCGCCAGGTTTTAAAAAATATTCTTCACGATTACAATCGTTTCTCCATAAATACAATTGATTCGTTTACGCAAAAAGTAATTAAGGCCTTTAACCGCGAGCTGGGGATTTCGCCAAATTTTACGATTGAACTCGATAATGACATTCTTTTGCAGGAAGCCGCCGATCGTTTGCTGGCCAAAATTAACGACGACAAAAACCTCTTACAATGGTTGCGCGATTTCAGTAAAGAAAAGATAGAATCAAATCGAAGCCAACGAATTGATGACGACATTAAAAACCTGGGACAGGAACTTTTTAAAGAGTCTTTCCAGGTGTTTTTCCCAGATGAAGGCGAATCGGTATACAACCGCCAAAGCCTGAATGAGTTTAGCAAAGAATTGCAAAGTATGATTCGGCGCTTTGAAAGTGAACTAAAAGCCAAGGGTAAAAATGCAGTAGCCAGCATGGAAAGCTTTAGTCTTGGACCAGCCGATTTTTCGGGGGGAGCCCAAAGAAGCATTGGCAATTTTTTTGTAAAGCTTGCCAATGGCCAACTGCCTAATTTTACGCAAACCATACGAACATGTGCCGAAGAGGTGGAGAAATGGAGTTCGAAAAGCAGCAAACGACGCGATGAGATTTTGCACGCTGCCGAAACCCGACTTATGCCTATTCTTGTTGAAATTGTAAACTATTACGATTCAAACTGGCAAAGCTACAACACTGCTTTAGCCGCTATGAGCCAGCTTCGAATGCTGGGTATTCTCACCGATTTAAAAGAAGAGATACAAAAAATTCAACAGGAAAAAGGAGCTTTACAACTTTCTGATTCCAACCTCTTGCTCAGCAAGATTATCGGGCAAAGCGATTCGCCATTTGTTTACGAGAAAATTGGCAACCACTACAAACATTTTATGCTCGACGAGTTTCAGGATACCTCGGGGCTTCAATGGCGTAACTTTAAGCCATTGCTCGACAACTCGTTGGCCGAAGGCAATGCCAACCTTATTGTTGGCGACGTGAAACAATCGATTTACCGCTGGCGAAACAGCGACTGGAGTATTTTAGCAGAACAGTTGGATGCCCAGTTTTCGCCTAACCAAAAGCAAGACTTTACCTTGCAAAAAAACTGGCGTAGCGACAAAAATATTATTGTGTTTAACAATGCCGTGTTTGGCGAGTTAAAACAGGCTTTTGACCAATATTTGTTAGGCGGTTTGGAAGAACATGATGCCTACAAAGCCAAATTCGACCATATTTACGCTTCTTATACCCAGGAACCCGGAAAAACAACTGACCCGGCAAAGGGCTTGGTGCAAGTTAATTTTTTACCTGAAGATGATTTTGAAGAGAATGCCACCGAGCAGTTATTAAAGCAAGTAAAATACCTTCAGGACCAAGGTATTAAAGCCGAAGAAATTGCTATTCTAATCCGAAAAAACAAAGAAGGAGGCCCCATTATTGATGCGTTTTTGGCTGCAGCCCGGCTGCCAGAAAACGAAGCATATAACTTGTCGGTTTTGTCAAATGAATCCTTATTTCTTCATGCCTCCAAGGCCGTCTTATTTGTCATTTACACCATCGAGCTGCTGATAGATCCGGAGAATTTGATAACCAAAGCCAGCCTTCTTCAGCTTTGGCAGAACTGGCTTAAACCCGGATTAAAAGATAAAGGAATTCCGGTTTATTCGAACCAGGCACAGCCAATGCTTGATTTTAACGACTATACCGGCTGGCATTTG
Above is a genomic segment from uncultured Draconibacterium sp. containing:
- a CDS encoding UvrD-helicase domain-containing protein, with protein sequence MLTVYKASAGSGKTFQLVVEYLKIILNNPYDYKHILAVTFTNKATNEMKSRILEQLHLLATEEKSAYIEPLQLDNNHTEQFIRQRARQVLKNILHDYNRFSINTIDSFTQKVIKAFNRELGISPNFTIELDNDILLQEAADRLLAKINDDKNLLQWLRDFSKEKIESNRSQRIDDDIKNLGQELFKESFQVFFPDEGESVYNRQSLNEFSKELQSMIRRFESELKAKGKNAVASMESFSLGPADFSGGAQRSIGNFFVKLANGQLPNFTQTIRTCAEEVEKWSSKSSKRRDEILHAAETRLMPILVEIVNYYDSNWQSYNTALAAMSQLRMLGILTDLKEEIQKIQQEKGALQLSDSNLLLSKIIGQSDSPFVYEKIGNHYKHFMLDEFQDTSGLQWRNFKPLLDNSLAEGNANLIVGDVKQSIYRWRNSDWSILAEQLDAQFSPNQKQDFTLQKNWRSDKNIIVFNNAVFGELKQAFDQYLLGGLEEHDAYKAKFDHIYASYTQEPGKTTDPAKGLVQVNFLPEDDFEENATEQLLKQVKYLQDQGIKAEEIAILIRKNKEGGPIIDAFLAAARLPENEAYNLSVLSNESLFLHASKAVLFVIYTIELLIDPENLITKASLLQLWQNWLKPGLKDKGIPVYSNQAQPMLDFNDYTGWHLQPDFIEEFEAELVEKLQVVKSKVLLTSLDETITHISSLFGLFNFESELPFLQTLIDKAGELKTSLSNDLSNFIFWWNDKGSNTSVNVNEEINSIRLMTVHKSKGLEFKAVLIPYLNWETAWHGNTAPLLWCKPISQPFNKFPLLPIQAGKQMEASEFAPVYYQEKMNYYIDTLNLVYVAFTRAESVLMINCPAPKKSQNGSSSGKPTNYLLNKALINQSTHETFSACFNEDQNCFEFGSLSPVAKVTDSQQAVPIKKYNFNDFSTKIKLRLSGEDFLIENEHHHSVKNTGKIIHDILSAITTTADTENACMQAFYDGKISEQELSDIRKNIEQNLNQPEVKPWFDGTYHVLNERDLLTSTKLLRPDRVMYSGNEAIVVDYKTGDKQTKYNYQVQEYAQVLLQSGFKTVSGYLWYLHTGVLEKVC